In Polaromonas sp. JS666, one genomic interval encodes:
- the yihA gene encoding ribosome biogenesis GTP-binding protein YihA/YsxC, with the protein MTSSSPARPPVAAASTPSDAKVALGWLHTAKFLTTAPELKHLPRLDVPEIAFVGRSNAGKSTCINTLTQQHRLAFASKTPGRTQSINLFSLGKQGVTDAVLADLPGYGYAAVPKEAKYRWQQVMGNYLQTRDNLKAVVLLCDPRLGLTELDEILLDVLRPRVEEGLKFLVLLTKSDKLNKTEAAKALSIVRLQAGGGDVKLFSSLKRKGVEEVAQHLWDWAHPPEKPAKKPKAEPAAEAATGDEG; encoded by the coding sequence ATGACTTCATCCTCACCCGCCCGTCCGCCAGTTGCCGCCGCCTCAACCCCGTCCGATGCCAAGGTCGCCCTGGGCTGGCTGCACACGGCCAAATTCCTCACCACGGCCCCCGAGCTCAAGCACCTGCCCCGGCTGGATGTGCCTGAGATCGCTTTTGTGGGCCGTTCCAACGCCGGCAAATCGACCTGCATCAACACGCTGACGCAGCAGCACCGCCTGGCCTTTGCCTCCAAGACACCGGGCCGCACGCAAAGCATCAACCTGTTCTCGCTGGGCAAGCAGGGCGTGACGGACGCGGTGCTGGCCGACTTGCCGGGCTACGGCTATGCGGCGGTGCCCAAGGAGGCCAAATACCGCTGGCAACAGGTGATGGGCAACTACCTGCAGACGCGCGACAACCTGAAGGCCGTGGTATTGCTGTGCGACCCACGGCTGGGACTGACAGAGCTCGACGAAATCCTGCTCGACGTGCTTCGCCCCCGGGTCGAGGAAGGGCTGAAGTTCCTGGTGCTGCTGACCAAGTCGGACAAACTGAACAAGACCGAAGCCGCCAAGGCGCTGTCCATTGTGCGACTGCAGGCGGGCGGCGGAGACGTCAAACTCTTCTCTTCGCTGAAGCGCAAGGGCGTGGAAGAGGTGGCCCAGCATTTGTGGGACTGGGCCCACCCGCCGGAAAAGCCGGCCAAAAAGCCAAAGGCCGAACCGGCCGCCGAAGCTGCCACAGGCGACGAGGGCTAA
- a CDS encoding c-type cytochrome, with the protein MKLFATSLLAALLAVSAVSSFAAGEAPAQGAAADSAAAAPAKVAKPDLVKGEASFTAVCASCHGADGNSGTPVNPKLAQQHPEYLVKQLQEFKSGKRKNAVMQGFASALSDEDMKNIAYWVSSKKAKTGFAKDKELVALGERIYRGGIADRQIAACAGCHSPTGAGIPSQYPRLSGQHAEYTAAQLTSFRDGARKNSLQMSQVAAKLNDREIRALADYIAGLR; encoded by the coding sequence ATGAAGCTGTTTGCTACTTCCCTACTGGCCGCCCTGCTGGCCGTGTCTGCCGTGTCGTCATTTGCTGCCGGCGAGGCGCCTGCACAAGGCGCGGCTGCCGACTCTGCTGCGGCGGCACCCGCCAAGGTCGCCAAACCTGACCTGGTCAAGGGCGAAGCCAGCTTCACCGCCGTGTGCGCCAGCTGCCATGGCGCAGATGGCAACTCGGGTACACCTGTCAACCCCAAGCTGGCCCAGCAGCACCCGGAATACCTGGTCAAGCAACTGCAGGAGTTCAAGTCCGGCAAGCGCAAGAACGCCGTGATGCAGGGTTTTGCCTCGGCGCTGTCTGATGAGGACATGAAAAATATCGCCTACTGGGTCAGTTCCAAGAAAGCCAAGACCGGTTTTGCCAAAGACAAGGAACTGGTGGCCCTCGGTGAGCGCATTTACCGCGGCGGCATCGCAGACCGCCAGATTGCCGCCTGTGCTGGCTGCCACAGCCCGACGGGCGCCGGCATTCCGTCGCAGTACCCGCGCCTGTCTGGCCAGCATGCTGAATACACCGCCGCGCAGTTGACGTCCTTCCGCGACGGCGCCCGCAAAAACAGCCTGCAAATGAGCCAGGTTGCCGCCAAGCTGAACGACCGCGAGATCCGCGCCCTGGCCGATTACATTGCCGGCTTGCGTTAA
- a CDS encoding cytochrome c biogenesis protein ResB, translating into MTVSTQGMKVHWGSRSLRASVELLSSMRFSISLLTVICIASVIGTVLKQQEPLGNYVNQFGPFWAQVFSLVSLNTVYSAWWFLLILAFLVTSTSLCIARNAPKILADLNHLKENVREQSLKAFGHRAEGALSEAPEAAARRIGQTLVQSGWKVKLQHRPSSGGWMVAAKKGAANKLGYIAAHSAIVLVCVGGLLDGDMVVRAQMWLGGKSTYTGGGLIADVPAQHRLSDRNPTFRGNLLVAEGTQSGTAILNQPGGVLLQELPFAIELKKFIVEYYSTGMPKLFASDIIIHDRETGEKIPARVEVNHPARHKGIEIYQSSFDDGGSSVTLKAIPLAPTAKAFEIQGTIGGASSLTNGADKLTLEYTGLRVINVENFASASTLGAGSGVDVRKVDLHQAIDTRLGAANKTVTRKDLRNIGPSVSYKLRDAAGQAREFNNYMLPVKMDDGTDSPAVYLLGVRETPADPFQYLRIPVDAEGSMDTFLRLRAALADPVQRELAVKRYASQAIGADRPELAQQLTASASRALALFAGAGPDGAPSGNAKTPAGLQAISDFMEANVPEAERNRAGEVLIRILNGVLFELTQMTRAKNGLKPLAQDDKTQGFMSQMVLSLSDAHHYPAPMAFVLKDFTQVQASVFQVARAPGRNIVYLGCAFLILGVFAMLYVRERRVWVWLAPGGGNSGHSDNSGHSGEGSGLAHSVPESGTSSLATMALSTNRKTMDGDKEFEMLKMKLLQAPL; encoded by the coding sequence ATGACAGTTTCCACCCAAGGCATGAAAGTTCATTGGGGCTCCCGCTCCCTGCGGGCGTCCGTGGAGTTGCTGTCGTCCATGCGGTTTTCCATCTCGCTGCTGACCGTCATCTGCATTGCTTCGGTCATTGGCACGGTGCTCAAGCAGCAGGAGCCGCTGGGCAATTACGTGAACCAGTTCGGGCCGTTCTGGGCGCAGGTGTTCAGCCTGGTCAGCCTGAACACGGTCTACAGCGCCTGGTGGTTTTTGCTGATTCTGGCTTTTCTGGTCACCAGCACCAGCCTGTGCATTGCCCGCAACGCGCCAAAAATCCTGGCCGACCTGAATCACCTCAAGGAAAACGTCCGCGAACAAAGCCTGAAGGCCTTTGGCCACCGCGCCGAGGGGGCCTTGTCCGAGGCGCCCGAGGCGGCCGCCCGGCGCATTGGCCAGACGCTGGTGCAAAGCGGCTGGAAGGTGAAACTGCAGCACAGGCCATCGTCTGGCGGCTGGATGGTGGCCGCCAAAAAAGGCGCGGCCAACAAACTGGGGTACATCGCGGCACACAGCGCCATTGTGCTGGTGTGCGTGGGCGGCCTGCTCGATGGCGACATGGTGGTGCGCGCGCAGATGTGGCTGGGCGGCAAGTCCACCTACACCGGCGGCGGGTTGATTGCCGACGTGCCGGCCCAGCACCGCCTGAGTGACCGCAACCCGACCTTTCGGGGCAACCTCCTGGTGGCCGAAGGTACGCAATCGGGCACCGCCATCCTGAACCAGCCGGGCGGGGTGCTGTTGCAGGAGCTGCCGTTTGCGATCGAGTTGAAGAAGTTCATCGTCGAGTACTACTCCACCGGCATGCCCAAGCTGTTTGCCAGCGACATCATCATTCATGACAGGGAAACCGGCGAAAAGATTCCGGCACGGGTGGAAGTCAATCACCCGGCACGCCACAAGGGCATAGAGATCTACCAGTCCAGCTTTGACGACGGCGGCTCCAGTGTCACGCTCAAGGCGATTCCGCTGGCCCCCACGGCCAAGGCGTTTGAGATCCAGGGCACGATTGGCGGCGCCAGCAGCCTGACCAATGGCGCGGACAAGCTGACACTCGAGTACACCGGGCTGCGTGTCATCAACGTGGAAAATTTCGCGTCCGCCAGCACCTTGGGGGCGGGCTCGGGGGTGGATGTGCGCAAGGTTGACCTGCACCAGGCCATTGACACGCGGCTGGGGGCGGCCAACAAGACGGTGACCCGCAAGGATCTGCGCAACATCGGCCCCAGCGTGAGCTACAAGCTGCGCGATGCCGCGGGCCAGGCCCGTGAATTCAACAACTACATGCTGCCCGTCAAGATGGACGACGGCACGGACAGCCCGGCGGTGTACCTGTTGGGTGTGCGCGAAACGCCGGCCGACCCATTTCAGTACCTGCGCATTCCCGTGGACGCGGAAGGCAGCATGGACACCTTTTTGCGCTTGCGCGCCGCGCTGGCCGATCCGGTGCAGCGCGAACTGGCCGTCAAGCGTTATGCCAGCCAAGCGATTGGCGCCGACCGGCCGGAACTGGCGCAGCAGCTGACGGCGTCGGCCTCGCGCGCGCTGGCCCTGTTTGCGGGGGCTGGGCCTGATGGCGCGCCGTCGGGCAATGCCAAAACGCCGGCCGGCCTGCAGGCCATCTCCGACTTCATGGAAGCGAATGTGCCCGAGGCCGAGCGCAACCGCGCGGGCGAGGTGCTGATCCGCATCCTCAATGGCGTGCTGTTTGAGCTGACCCAGATGACGCGAGCGAAAAACGGCCTCAAGCCGCTGGCGCAGGACGACAAGACGCAGGGGTTCATGTCCCAGATGGTGCTCAGCCTGTCGGATGCCCATCACTATCCGGCCCCCATGGCCTTTGTGCTGAAAGACTTCACCCAGGTGCAGGCCAGCGTGTTTCAGGTTGCCCGGGCGCCGGGCAGGAATATTGTCTACCTGGGCTGTGCCTTCCTGATCCTGGGGGTGTTCGCCATGCTGTACGTGCGGGAGCGCCGGGTCTGGGTCTGGCTGGCCCCGGGTGGCGGGAATTCAGGTCATTCGGACAATTCGGGTCATTCCGGCGAGGGCAGCGGTTTGGCGCATTCAGTGCCAGAATCAGGCACCAGCAGCCTCGCCACGATGGCCTTGTCCACCAACCGCAAAACCATGGATGGCGACAAGGAGTTTGAGATGTTGAAAATGAAACTGTTGCAGGCGCCTTTATGA
- the ccsB gene encoding c-type cytochrome biogenesis protein CcsB: MNTPSGYTAAVNTTTLTAGRRSGQDSTLDLNEGYFARRNALDWVFAVLVLAGGLYAFARYNAFMDVYEKGILLAAMPAAMAMGWFWRPLRVLMAAVTGFALLGIMSYQGDLARAEQVFWLKYFLSSQSAILWMSVLFFMSTIFYWLGMFAGREGSGQSATLESLGSKIAWVAVGMALIGTLVRWYESYLIGADIGHIPVSNLYEVFVLFCWMTAAFYLYFEAQYDTRALGAFVMLVVSAAVGFLLWYTVVREAHEIQPLVPALKSWWMKLHVPANFIGYGMFSLSAMVSLSYLIKQQAGETRWYKLTPLWLLGVVLCFVPIVFRKSPAEVGGGNYWAGYLLVSGLIAGGILLGRQRIAARLPSFEILDDVMYKAIAVGFAFFTIATVLGALWAAEAWGGYWSWDPKETWALIVWLNYAAWLHMRLMKGLRGTVAAWWALVGLAVTTFAFLGVNMFLSGLHSYGTL; this comes from the coding sequence ATGAACACCCCCTCTGGTTACACCGCAGCCGTCAACACCACCACGCTGACGGCGGGGCGTCGTTCGGGGCAAGACAGTACGCTCGACCTGAATGAAGGCTATTTCGCCCGGCGTAACGCGCTGGACTGGGTGTTCGCAGTGTTGGTGCTGGCGGGCGGCCTGTACGCCTTTGCCCGTTACAACGCGTTCATGGATGTCTACGAAAAGGGCATCTTGCTGGCCGCCATGCCGGCCGCCATGGCCATGGGCTGGTTCTGGCGTCCCTTGCGGGTGCTGATGGCGGCCGTTACCGGCTTTGCCCTGCTCGGCATCATGTCTTACCAGGGGGACCTGGCGCGGGCGGAGCAGGTATTTTGGCTCAAGTATTTCCTCTCCAGCCAGTCGGCCATCCTGTGGATGAGCGTGCTCTTTTTCATGAGCACGATTTTTTACTGGCTCGGGATGTTTGCCGGGCGTGAGGGTTCGGGCCAGAGCGCGACGCTGGAATCCCTGGGCTCGAAAATCGCCTGGGTGGCCGTGGGCATGGCCTTGATCGGCACGCTGGTGCGCTGGTACGAAAGCTACCTGATCGGCGCCGACATCGGGCACATCCCCGTGAGCAACCTGTATGAGGTGTTCGTGCTGTTTTGCTGGATGACAGCGGCGTTTTACCTCTACTTTGAAGCGCAGTACGACACCCGCGCCCTGGGTGCCTTCGTGATGCTGGTGGTGAGTGCCGCCGTCGGATTCCTCCTGTGGTACACCGTGGTGCGCGAAGCCCATGAAATCCAGCCCCTGGTGCCGGCCCTCAAAAGCTGGTGGATGAAGCTGCATGTACCCGCCAACTTCATCGGCTACGGCATGTTCTCGCTGTCGGCCATGGTGTCGCTGTCTTACCTGATCAAACAGCAGGCCGGCGAAACCCGCTGGTACAAACTCACCCCCTTGTGGCTGCTGGGCGTGGTGCTGTGTTTCGTGCCAATTGTTTTCCGCAAGTCGCCCGCCGAGGTGGGCGGCGGCAATTACTGGGCCGGATATCTGCTGGTGTCGGGACTGATTGCCGGCGGGATTTTGCTGGGCCGCCAGCGCATTGCCGCGCGCCTGCCCAGCTTTGAAATACTGGACGACGTGATGTACAAGGCCATCGCCGTTGGCTTTGCCTTTTTCACGATCGCCACCGTGCTGGGCGCGCTGTGGGCCGCTGAGGCCTGGGGTGGCTACTGGAGCTGGGATCCGAAGGAAACCTGGGCCCTGATTGTCTGGCTGAATTACGCCGCGTGGCTGCACATGCGGCTGATGAAAGGCCTGCGCGGAACGGTCGCCGCCTGGTGGGCGCTGGTCGGTCTGGCGGTTACCACCTTTGCCTTTCTGGGTGTCAACATGTTCCTGTCGGGCCTGCACAGTTACGGAACCTTGTAG
- the msrP gene encoding protein-methionine-sulfoxide reductase catalytic subunit MsrP, protein MLIKTNASGFNHPVPSEITPQGIYQSRRELIKLMATGAAGAALAGWAGREALAQAVPKPGKLAPLAGGKSAVVGAVVMEKVTDYKDVTTYNNFYEFGTDKADPAKNAHTLVTKPWSVAVEGLVKEPKTYTLEDLIRLSPQEERIYRLRCVEGWSMVIPWVGYSLSELIRKVEPLGSAKYVEFISQADPKTMPFVGSRVLDWPYVEALRMDEAMHPLALLTFGMYGEVLPNQNGAPVRMVLPWKYGFKSGKSIVKIRFTDKEPRTAWNKAAAQEYGFYSNVNPNVDHPRWSQATERRIGEDGLFAKKRKTLMFNGYEAQVGQLYAGMDLKKFF, encoded by the coding sequence ATGCTCATCAAGACGAATGCCAGCGGGTTTAACCACCCGGTTCCCAGCGAGATCACGCCGCAGGGCATCTACCAGTCCCGCCGCGAACTGATCAAGCTGATGGCTACGGGCGCGGCGGGTGCCGCGTTGGCCGGTTGGGCCGGCCGCGAGGCGTTGGCGCAGGCGGTGCCAAAGCCCGGCAAGCTGGCGCCATTGGCCGGCGGAAAATCGGCCGTCGTGGGTGCAGTAGTCATGGAAAAAGTCACCGACTACAAAGACGTCACCACGTACAACAACTTTTACGAGTTTGGCACGGACAAGGCCGACCCGGCCAAAAACGCCCATACGCTGGTGACCAAGCCCTGGTCGGTGGCTGTTGAAGGATTGGTCAAGGAGCCCAAAACCTACACGCTGGAAGACCTGATCAGGCTCAGCCCTCAGGAAGAGCGCATTTATCGCCTGCGCTGCGTGGAGGGCTGGTCCATGGTGATTCCGTGGGTCGGGTACTCGCTGTCCGAGCTGATCAGGAAAGTCGAACCGCTGGGCAGCGCCAAATACGTGGAATTCATCAGCCAGGCCGACCCTAAAACCATGCCCTTTGTCGGTTCCCGCGTGCTTGACTGGCCTTACGTCGAGGCTCTGCGCATGGATGAAGCCATGCATCCGCTGGCTTTGCTGACCTTCGGCATGTATGGTGAAGTGCTGCCCAACCAGAATGGCGCACCGGTGCGCATGGTGTTGCCCTGGAAATACGGTTTCAAAAGCGGCAAGAGCATCGTCAAGATCCGTTTCACCGACAAGGAGCCACGGACCGCCTGGAACAAGGCGGCCGCCCAAGAGTATGGCTTTTACTCCAATGTGAACCCGAACGTGGACCATCCCCGATGGAGCCAGGCCACTGAACGCCGCATCGGCGAAGACGGCCTGTTTGCCAAGAAGCGCAAGACCCTGATGTTCAATGGCTACGAGGCACAGGTGGGCCAGCTTTACGCCGGCATGGATCTCAAGAAGTTTTTCTGA
- a CDS encoding sulfite oxidase heme-binding subunit YedZ has translation MISRQRLLLHSAAKPLLFVLCLLPFVWLFYGALNNQLGANPAEALIRATGDWTLRFICIVLAVTPLRVISNTPALARFRRMLGLFAYFYVVTHLLSYSWFDMGFDVPDITRDIAKRPFILVGFTAFVLLTPLAATSFNAAIKAMGARRWQWLHKLVYLIAGLGLLHFFWMRAAKNNFAEVFVYAAIIALLLGWRVQQSLKKKRPLPMPSGRVKLSS, from the coding sequence ATGATCTCGCGCCAAAGGCTGTTGCTGCATTCCGCCGCCAAGCCGCTGCTGTTCGTCCTCTGCCTGCTGCCTTTTGTCTGGCTGTTCTACGGCGCGCTGAACAACCAGCTGGGCGCCAATCCGGCTGAGGCGCTGATTCGGGCCACCGGTGACTGGACGCTGCGCTTCATCTGCATTGTGCTGGCGGTCACGCCCTTGAGGGTCATCAGCAACACGCCGGCACTGGCGCGGTTTCGGCGCATGCTGGGGCTGTTTGCCTATTTTTATGTGGTGACCCACCTGCTGAGCTACAGCTGGTTTGACATGGGTTTCGATGTTCCGGACATCACCAGGGATATCGCCAAGCGGCCCTTTATCCTGGTGGGATTTACCGCGTTTGTGCTGTTGACCCCGCTGGCCGCCACCTCATTCAATGCCGCGATCAAGGCCATGGGGGCCAGGCGCTGGCAATGGCTGCACAAGCTGGTCTACCTGATTGCCGGTTTGGGGCTGCTGCATTTCTTCTGGATGCGCGCGGCCAAGAACAATTTTGCCGAGGTGTTTGTGTATGCCGCCATCATTGCGCTGCTTCTCGGCTGGCGCGTGCAGCAGTCCCTGAAGAAAAAGAGGCCGCTGCCCATGCCCAGCGGGCGCGTCAAGCTATCGTCCTGA
- the lysA gene encoding diaminopimelate decarboxylase, protein MTDHKLPGHPHFAYRGNDLFAEDLMVSELASLHGTPLFVYSKAAMLSALAAYQRGFAGRDVQICYAMKANSSLGVLQVFAGAGCGFDIVSGGELERVLAAGGQANKIIFSGVGKTRAEMRQALAAGIGCFNVESEAELDVLSGVAAAMNLRAPVSIRVNPNVDPKTHPYISTGLKGNKFGVAHEDALRIYQHAAALPGLQVAGIDCHIGSQITETTPYLDAMDRVLDLVASIESAGIELEHIDFGGGLGINYNGDTPPEADVLWRQLLAKLDARGYGSKKLMIEPGRSLVGNAGICLTEVLYLKPGEQKNFCIIDAAMNDLPRPAMYQAFHAIVPAVAGGPAPATTYDVVGPVCESGDWIGRDRPLAVNAGDVLAVLSAGAYCMSMASNYNTRGRAAEVLVDGSQAHLIRRREDAQDQMRHEQLVAE, encoded by the coding sequence ATGACAGACCACAAACTCCCCGGCCACCCCCATTTTGCGTACCGTGGCAATGACCTGTTTGCCGAAGACCTGATGGTCAGCGAGTTGGCGAGCCTGCACGGCACACCGCTATTTGTTTACTCCAAAGCGGCGATGCTGTCGGCCCTGGCCGCTTACCAGCGCGGCTTTGCGGGGCGCGATGTGCAGATCTGCTATGCCATGAAGGCCAACTCTTCGCTGGGCGTGCTGCAAGTGTTTGCCGGGGCCGGCTGCGGTTTCGACATTGTCTCGGGCGGCGAACTGGAACGTGTGCTCGCTGCAGGCGGCCAGGCCAACAAGATCATCTTCTCCGGGGTCGGCAAGACGCGGGCCGAGATGCGGCAGGCGCTGGCGGCTGGCATTGGCTGCTTCAACGTAGAGAGCGAGGCCGAGCTGGACGTGCTGTCAGGCGTTGCTGCGGCGATGAACTTGCGTGCGCCGGTAAGCATTCGCGTCAATCCGAATGTCGACCCCAAGACCCATCCCTATATTTCCACGGGCCTCAAGGGCAATAAATTCGGCGTCGCCCATGAGGATGCCCTGCGCATTTACCAGCACGCGGCGGCCTTGCCCGGCTTGCAGGTTGCGGGTATCGACTGCCACATTGGCTCGCAGATCACCGAAACCACACCCTACCTCGACGCGATGGACCGGGTGCTGGACCTGGTCGCGTCCATTGAAAGCGCAGGCATAGAGCTGGAGCACATCGACTTCGGCGGCGGCCTGGGCATCAATTACAACGGCGACACCCCGCCCGAAGCCGACGTGCTCTGGCGGCAACTGCTGGCCAAACTCGACGCGCGCGGCTACGGCAGCAAGAAACTGATGATTGAACCGGGCCGCTCGCTGGTGGGCAATGCCGGCATCTGCCTGACCGAGGTGCTCTACCTGAAACCCGGCGAGCAGAAAAACTTCTGCATCATTGATGCGGCGATGAACGACTTGCCGCGACCGGCGATGTACCAAGCTTTTCACGCCATCGTGCCGGCGGTGGCCGGCGGTCCCGCCCCCGCCACGACGTATGACGTGGTCGGCCCGGTCTGTGAGAGCGGCGACTGGATAGGCCGTGACAGGCCTCTGGCGGTCAACGCGGGCGACGTGCTGGCCGTGCTGTCAGCGGGCGCTTACTGCATGAGCATGGCCAGCAACTACAACACGCGCGGCCGCGCTGCCGAGGTGCTGGTCGACGGCAGCCAGGCGCACCTGATACGCCGCCGCGAAGATGCGCAGGACCAGATGCGCCATGAGCAGCTGGTGGCCGAATAA
- a CDS encoding LPS translocon maturation chaperone LptM — MVSSHHSWLQILGRLRAFVSRHGLVAVVVGAAALAGCGQKGPLFLPAPPKVSNAAALPSGDPGAPAAGVIPAPPASAAR; from the coding sequence ATGGTTTCTTCACATCATTCCTGGCTTCAAATTTTAGGCCGCCTTCGGGCTTTTGTTTCCAGGCATGGCCTTGTTGCCGTCGTGGTTGGCGCTGCGGCACTGGCCGGCTGCGGTCAGAAAGGCCCGCTCTTCCTTCCAGCGCCACCCAAGGTGTCCAATGCTGCGGCCCTCCCCTCCGGCGACCCCGGTGCACCCGCTGCGGGGGTCATACCTGCGCCCCCCGCCTCGGCCGCCCGATGA
- the cyaY gene encoding iron donor protein CyaY, with the protein MTDLEYQDLAESALTAIETACDRINDETDADIDNQRTGGMITLTFSNRSQIIINLQKPLQEIWMAAKAGGFHYKFRGNQWLDTKDSSEFFTGLSRYASEQAGQPLVFNAPVPVTGK; encoded by the coding sequence ATGACGGACCTTGAATACCAGGACCTGGCCGAGAGCGCGCTCACGGCAATAGAGACTGCCTGCGACCGGATCAATGATGAAACCGACGCTGACATTGACAACCAGCGTACCGGCGGCATGATCACGCTGACATTTTCAAACCGCAGCCAGATCATCATCAACCTGCAAAAACCGCTGCAGGAAATATGGATGGCCGCCAAGGCGGGTGGTTTCCATTACAAGTTCCGTGGCAATCAATGGCTGGACACCAAGGATTCCAGCGAGTTCTTCACCGGTTTGTCACGTTACGCCAGCGAGCAGGCGGGTCAGCCGCTGGTGTTCAATGCACCTGTTCCGGTGACCGGCAAGTAG